One window from the genome of Anopheles coluzzii chromosome X, AcolN3, whole genome shotgun sequence encodes:
- the LOC120950170 gene encoding receptor-binding cancer antigen expressed on SiSo cells, which yields MITELVMNRIRQLLLAIVGVLKRAMCCFARRRKLSASECEVLSAVSVDRYPAGGRTTAGGKNVPEKDWNSWDDSPRTVEEHIERYRETLAQPPSPTEPQPEVDYFQDMAPQISSQPKVCIATETEPTDFSRLVAKIDIPVVNELEDWNEGERSGWDDADETTTKQLIRETRKELRAQRHQQNRHQLESSYA from the exons ATGATCACAGAGCTGGTGATGAACCGGATCCGGCAACTGCTGCTAGCGATAGTGGGCGTGCTGAAGCGGGCGATGTGTTGTTTTGCCCGCCGCCGAAAGCTGTCCGCGAGCGAGTGCGAGGTGTTGAGCGCGGTCAGCGTCGACCGGTATCCGGCCGGTGGCCGCACCACAGCCGGCGGCAAGAACGTCCCCGAGAAGGACTGGAACTCGTGGGACGATTCGCCCCGCACGGTCGAGGAGCACATCGAGCGGTACAGGGAAACGCTGGCCCAGCCGCCGTCCCCGACCGAGCCGCAGCCGGAGGTAGACTACTTTCAGGACATGGCGCCGCAGATCTCCTCCCAGCCGAAGGTGTGCATCGCGACCGAAACCGAGCCGACCGACTTTAGCCGTCTGGTGGCCAAAATTGACATTCCTGTTGTG AACGAGCTAGAAGACTGGAACGAGGGCGAGCGGAGTGGTTGGGACGATGCGGACGAAACGACCACCAAACAGTTGATAAGGGAAACGAGGAAAGAGCTGCGAGCCCAGCGGCATCAGCAGAACCGGCACCAGCTCGAATCGTCCTACGCATGA
- the LOC120950161 gene encoding fasciclin-1, with protein sequence MDIPTSSRHGVGQYGRHVVFLLACLQLLPTVWTVGRSSSVTLEARMRDDPDLSEFYSLIERDEIAMSRLVHHPLTIFAPTNQAFQRYLNNKTHLNYHMSSTPLRLSQLGDTVRSLNDDGTPLYITRRRPLSGMQEDLYVNSAKIVRERSNMEFKNTRGYTQILHIIDDVLTPITTVFNKTLDTPNPDAWGFLQSVEAINIEPHRVRSFRKKILNLKRDQVFKKSGISTFFIPVETGFKVPPNPTLSMIDKRVIDGHVIPNKAIFTTPAPYGKPLETLQFEDDLRVTITFFRHETGKNTHRVFVVSNTMYSNSRLTPGAVIAEIVKPNIPVANGVVHLIHRPLVIVDMHGMQMLTDNSHTLWSKFRDLIEDYAPEFLNVLRGMSQMTLFVPQDEAVAQMMQTNFMSNRKKLLEVLMMHVVPDAITIDKIKRNNQNHIYQIPTMNSRRFLYFNLNENRTTHDKSVTVEGGGVNASLVLGDIATKDGYIHIIDRMLGVSYMTVQEKLETDPMLNLTYHFGKLNHFNDQLNMTNKRFTYFVPRDKAWIQWFIEHPAANLDDFVRNREQSRMVLEHHLIVADRVFSMGDLRNMSHDSLILPTVGLESLQIRVKEEDNRYFIQWKETGRWTTVFRADVECTNGLIHVIDVPFVHEYDMITSDGHRLYGIEPLTLLLVTVLTALGAV encoded by the exons ATGGACATACCGACGTCCAGCCGCCATGGTGTTGGCCAGTATGGCCGACATGTAGTATTTCTTCTCGCGTGCCTTCAATTGCTGCCGACGGTCTGGACAGTGGGCCGGTCATCATCCGTTACGCTCGAGGCGCGTATGCGAGACGATCCCGACCTGTCCGAG TTCTACTCGCTAATCGAACGCGATGAAATCGCCATGTCCAGGCTGGTTCACCATCCACTGACAATATTTGCGCCCACGAACCAAGCCTTCCAGCGTTACctcaacaacaaaacgcaccTCAACTATCACATGT CGTCCACTCCGCTCCGGCTATCGCAGCTGGGCGATACGGTGCGTTCGCTCAACGACGACGGTACGCCGCTGTACATCACGCGTCGCCGGCCGCTGAGCGGCATGCAGGAGGACCTGTACGTGAACAGTGCGAAAATTGTCCGGGAGCGGTCGAACATGGAGTTTAAAAACACCCGCGGCTACACCCAG ATACTGCACATTATAGACGATGTGCTGACTCCCATAACGACCGTGTTCAACAAAACGCTCGATACGCCCAATCCTGATGCATGGGGATTCCTGCAGAGCGTAGAAGCGATCAACATTGAGCCGCACCGGGTGAG GTCCTTTCGAAAGAAGATACTGAACCTGAAGCGCGACCAGGTGTTCAAGAAGTCGGGCATCTCCACCTTCTTCATACCGGTCGAGACGGGCTTCAAG GTGCCGCCCAATCCCACTCTGAGCATGATTGACAAACGGGTCATCGATGGGCATGTCATACCAAACAAAGCCATCTTTACAACGCCGGCCCCGTACGGGAAGCCGCTGGAGACGCTCCAGTTTGAGGACGATCTGAGGGTGACAATTACCTTCTTCCGGCACGAAACTGGCAAGAATACACATCGAG TGTTTGTCGTATCGAACACAATGTACTCCAACTCGCGGCTGACACCGGGTGCGGTGATAGCGGAAATCGTGAAGCCGAACATTCCGGTTGCGAACGGTGTGGTACATCTGATTCACCGCCCACTCGTGATCGTCGATATGCACGGAATGCAGATGCTTACG GATAACAGCCACACGCTATGGTCGAAGTTTAGGGACCTGATCGAAGACTACGCACCGGAGTTTCTGAACGTCCTGCGGGGCATGAGCCAGATGACGTTGTTTGTGCCGCAGGATGAAGCTGTTGCCCAGATGATGCAAACCAACTTCATGAG CAACCGCAAGAAGCTGCTCGAGGTACTAATGATGCACGTTGTGCCAGATGCCATAACGATAGACAAAATAAAGCGCAATAACCAGAACCAT ATTTACCAAATCCCAACGATGAACAGTCGCCGCTTCCTTTACTTTAACCTGAACGAGAACCGCACTACGCACGACAAAAGCGTCACCGTCGAGGGTGGTGGCGTCAATGCCTCCCTCGTGCTCGGGGACATCGCCACTAAGGATGGCTACATCCACATCATCGACCGTATGCTGGGTGTTTCATACATGACCGTCCAGGAAAAGCTGGAAACCGATCCGATGCTCAA TCTTACGTACCACTTTGGCAAGCTGAACCACTTCAACGATCAGCTCAACATGACCAACAAGCGGTTCACGTACTTCGTGCCGAGAGACAAGGCCTGGATCCAGTGGTTCATCGAACATCCTGCAGCAAACCTCGACGACTTTGTGCGGAACCGCGAGCAG TCTCGGATGGTGCTGGAGCATCATCTCATCGTAGCCGATCGGGTGTTCAGTATGGGTGATCTACGCAACATGTCGCATGATTCGCTCATCCTACCGACCGTCGGGTTGGAGAGCTTGCAGATTCGCGTAAAGGAGGAAGACAACA GGTACTTCATCCAGTGGAAGGAGACGGGCCGCTGGACAACAGTGTTCCGTGCCGATGTAGAATGCACCAACGGGCTGATCCACGTCATCGATGTACCGTTCGTGCACGAGTACGACATGATCACCAGCGACGGCCATCGTCTGTACGGTATCGAGCCGCTgacactgctgctggtgacgGTGCTGACCGCGCTCGGAGCGGTCTAG